The Devosia sp. 1566 sequence ATCCGCTCGATATTGGCGGCCAGATCATTGAGCAGCGTCTTGTTGACGCCCGCCGCCACTTCGTCGAGCAACACCACTTCGGCATCCACCATCATGGTGCGCCCGAGCTCGAGCAGCTTTTTCTGTCCACCCGAAAGATTGCCCGCCAGCTCGTTGCGCACATGCCCAAGCTTGAGGAAGTCGATCACATCGAGCGCCTTTTGGCGCACCTCCTGCTCGCGCGAGCGCACAAGGCCGGGCCGGAACCAGCTGTTAAAGAGGCTCTCCCCCGGCTGGTCGCCCGGCACCATCATCAGGTTCTCGAGCGCCGTCATCTGCCCAAATTCATGGGCGATCTGGAAGGTGCGCAACATGCCGGTGCGAAACAGCTGGTGCGGCTTGAGGCCCGTCACATCTTTGCCATCAAAGATCACCGAACCACTATCGGGGACAATATTGCCCGCCACGATATTGAACAGGGTCGACTTGCCCGCGCCATTGGGCCCGATCAGGCCCGTGATGGAGCCTCGCTCCACCTGGAGCGAGCAGTTTCTCACGGCCTGAAGACCGCCAAAGCTTTTGGAGACGTTACGAACGTCAATCACTGCGTCAACGGACACGCGGTTCTGACCCTTGATCACTGGATAGCCAATTGCCCCGCGAACCGGGGCCATTTGGCCGCATCTGCGCACAAGCTTGGAGACCGGTCAACCACGCCGGGGGGCGCTAAAGCGCCGCCAGAACCGCGTCTGCGGTAGATTTATTGGGCGCAAAGGGAACATCGTAAAGCGTCGCCAACCGCGTCAGCGCCTTCACGTCAACGTCATGCGGCTGGGCCGAGAGCGGATCGATGAAAAAGATCAGCACATCGAGCTGGCCTTCGGCAATCATCGCGCCCAGTTGCTGATCGCCACCCAAGGGCCCGCTTTTGAGCAGCGTCACCGGCAAGCCGGTTTCCCGCATCACCCTTCCGCCCGTCGTGCCCGTACCCCAGAGCTCGTGCTGGCTGAGCTTGGCGCGGTGGGCATTGGCCCAGGCGGCCATCTCGTCCTTTTTGTCGTCATGGGCCACCAAACCGATCCGCGCCATCGCCTTTGCCTCCAATTGCCGGCCCACAGAGCATGATGCCGCCCTGCCAGCAAGCGCACGCGCTTCCGCACCCCGACGGGTCACCGCTGTTTCAAACTGCTCCTGCCGATGCTAGGGGAGATCAACACTCTTTGGACCCGAACCCATGACCGCTTCCATCACCCTCACCGGCATTGCTCGTGACCTGCAGGCGCGAGCCGAAACCGGCAAGCCCATTCGTGTCGGGGTGATCGGTTCGGGCGAAATGGGGACCGATCTCGTCACGCAAATGTCGCTGATGCAGGGCATCGAGATGGCGGCCATCGCCACCCGCCGCCCCCATACCGCGCTTGCCGCCATGCAGATTGCCTATGGCGACGACAGCAAGGGGCGCACCGCCGACAGTCCCGCCCAGGCCACCGCCGCCATCGAAGCGGGCAAGATCGCCATCACCTCGGCCGAAACCCTCGTCACCACGCCCAATATCGATGTGGTGATCGACGCCACCGGCAAGCCGGGCGTGGCCGCCGATTATGACCTCTTGGCCATGGAGCATGGCAAGCATCTGGTGATGATGAATGTGGAAGCCGATGTCACCATTGGCCCCTATCTCAAGGCGCAGGCCGACCGGCTCGGCGTCGTTTATTCGGTTGGCGCGGGAGACGAGCCGTCCTCCTGCATGGAGCTGATCGAATTCGTTTCCGCGCTCGGCCTGCCCATCGTCGCCGCCGGCAAGGGCAAGAACAACCCCCTCCGCCACGATGCCATCCCCGACGAATACCGGGAAGAAGCGGAGCGCCGCAACATGAACCCCCGCATGCTCGTCGAGTTTGTCGATGGCTCCAAGACCATGGTGGAAATGTGCGCCATCGCCAATGCCACGGGCCTTGTGCCCGATGTGCCGGGCATGCACGGCCCCAAGGCCGATCGCGACGACATGGCCAAGGTGCTGATCCCGCGCGAAGACGGGGGGATCCTCAACAAGATGGGCGTTGTTGATTTCACCGTCGGCAAGGGCGTGGCGCCAGGGGTCTTCGTGATCGTCAAGGCCGAGCATCCCCGCATCATCGAGCGCATGGATGACCTCCATATCGGCCACGGGCCTTATTACAGCTTCTTCCGGCCCTATCACCTGACAAGCCTTGAAGTGCCGCTGACCTGCGCGCGCATCATGCTGCATGGCAAGCCCGACATGGTGCCCCTGCCCCAGCCCGTGGCCGAGGTTTGCGCCGTGGCGAAGCGCGACCTCGCCGTGGGCGAAACCTTCGATGCCATCGGGGAAACCTGCTACCGCTCCTTTACCATGACCATCACCGATAGCCGCGCCAAAGGGGCCGTGCCGGTGGGGCTGCTCGAAGGCGGCAAGGTGACTGCGCCGGTCAAGAAGGGCGAGCTGCTGACCTCAGCCAACAGCCAGCCCGACACCTCCACCCGCCTGTTCGCACTGCGCCGCGAGCAGGACCGGATGCTGGGCCTCGTTTAAGGCCGCAGCACCACCTTGCCCTTGCGCCCGGGCTCCCCGCTGGCCTTGACCGCCGCGGCGATCTCCTCAAGCGGATAAACCCCATCTACCGGCAGGGTGAGCTTGCCATTGGCGGCATCGGCGACCAGCTCGCCGATCATCCGCGCGATCTCGGTCGCCGGCGTCTTGGGCTTGGCCGCCCAAAAACCCTTGACCGTCATCTGCCGGAACAGCAGCAGCGCCGGAGTAATGCGTAGCGGCCGGCCGGTCATGGCGCCAAAATTGGTGATGGTGCCGCCATCGGCCATCACTTCGGCCAGCTGGGCCGGCCCATCGCCACCCAGCGAATCGATGCCGTGCAGCGCCTTGCCATCCCCGATCAACGCCTTGGCTTGCTCCTGCCAGCCTTCGCTCGCGGTTGAAACCGCGTGCTCGATGCCCAGCGCCTTGAGCTCGGCCACCGCTTCGTCGCGCCTGACCAGGCTGATGACTCCGATCCCTTGCTCCGCCCCGAACCGCGCCACGAGCTTGCCCACCGCACCATTGGCGGCATTCTGCACCAGCCAATCGCCCCGCTGCAGCCCCAGCTCAAAAAGGATCATCTTTGCCGAAAGCGGCATGGAAACGAGCTGGCAGGCCGTTTCGTCGTCCACGCTATCAGGGACCGGCACGAGCCGGGCCGCGTCCCCGAGATAGAACTCGGCCCAGGTCGCCTGCCCGCCCCCGGTGACCCGCTGCCCCACCTCTAGATTGGTGACGCCCTCCCCCAAGGCATCCACAACCCCAAGCGCCTCCGTGCCGCCTGTCGCGGGCAGTTCCGGCTTGAAGCCATAGCTCCCGGCTGCGGTCATCAGGTCGTGATTGTGGATGGGCGACAGCACCATGCGCAACCGCACCTGCCCGGGGCCCGGCTCGGGCTTGGGGCGATCGCCCAGTTGGAGCACCTGCTCGGGCACGCCAAAGCTTTCGTAGATGATGCTGCGCATGATGTTTCTCCTGCATCTGGGGGGTGATCGAGACCACGTCTCCCCATCAGAACGGCGCAAGGCTTGCCCAGGGTTCCCGAGCGGAGTAAATCCTGACCGAACTATTCAGGAATGACTGCGATGTCCGACACTGCCCCCACCAGCGATCCCCGCGCCCCAATTCGTGTTCGCCACGAGACCCGGATGCGCCTGCTCGATGTGGTTGGGGTTACCGACATCACCCCGCGCATGCGCCGGATTTCGCTGCGCGGGGACCTGACCGGCTTTGCTTCGCTTGGCCATGCCGATCACATCAAGGCGTTCTTTTTCCCTGAGGGGGTCGAGCCCTATACCGCTCCGATCGGCGAGCGGGGTGCTGAGTTCCTCCCGGGCAAGCGCCCCGAAATGCGCGACTATACCCCACGCTATTTCGACGTCGCAGCAGGCACGCTGCAGCTCGACTTCGTACTCCATGGTGACGGCCCCGCCTCGAGCTGGGCCGCCAAGGTGAAGCTGGGTGACAAACTCGTGATCGGCGGGCCGCGCGGCTCGCTGGTCGTACCCGACACCTTTGACTGGTACTTGCTGGTGGGCGATGAAACCGCCCTGCCCGCCCTTGGCCGCCGCATCGAAGAACTCCCTGCCGGCACCAGGGTGATCGCCGTGATTGAAGTGGCCGACGCCGCCGAAGAGCAGCGCTTCACCACCCAGGCGGACCTGACCCTTCACTACGTGCATCGCAACGGCCAGCCCGCCGGCACGACGAGCCTGCTGCTCGATGCCGTGGCGGCGCTCGAATTCCCAGCCGGCGAGGCTTACGCCTATATCGCGGGCGAAACCAGCATGAGCAAAGCCGTCCGCGCGCACCTCACCGACGAGCGTGGCTGGAACCCCGAATACATCAAGGCCGCCGGCTATTGGCTCCTCGGCACCGCGGACGCCAAGGAGCCCCACTGAGCCGCTGCCGGGCCACGCAATCCTCTTGCCCTTCGTGCCGATCTTGGTGCATATCAACCCGGTCGGAACGGGGCTGTAGCTCAGTTGGGAGAGCGCGTCGTTCGCAATGACGAGGTCAGCGGTTCGATCCCGCTCAGCTCCACCATTTTCCGGCGACCCCTGAAAGTCCTGCTATTTCAAGAGTTTAGCGGGTACGCAAAATCAGTCGCGTACCCCAATACGTACCCCATTTGCGTACCCCATAGAATAAGCACGAAATTCCTTCGGCAAAGTACAAGGGCCGCGCTGTGCGAACGCACTGGTGCCCGGAAGGATTTCGGAGTCGGATTAACACGGGACAGTTTATCCTTTTCCGGCTGAAATGCCGGTCGCGGTCTCAGATCACCTGCTTGCATGCGGACGGCTCCGCTGCGCTTCTTTTTGTAGACCTACCCGGTCAGCAATGGCGCGACCGTCAGTTTGGCTTCGTTCGGCGTTCGCCGCCTGCAGTTTCATAGCCGAAAAAACAAGCCCCCGAGCGCGCTTCCCTCGACAAGCAGATGCGCCCGCAGTCTAGGCCGCCCTAACTGATGCTCCAGCGGGAAGCGACATGGGTACGTCCCGCCGTGACCAACTTGATCAAAGAGGCGGCCGTTCTTGCGGCGATTGCAACCCTGGTAATGCCAATGTCCAGGTTGCCCACCACTCTGGCGGCTTCAAGAAATCGGGCGTGCGTCGAACGATAGCGTTGACCGACGCTGATGGTGGTCCGCGTGTAGACACTCGATCCCGGGTGCAGGACGATTGAACCGTCCCGCACTGTGGCGAGGGCGGCGATCTTGCCGTCCGCGTACCGCAGTCTTGATCCGACCTCGAAGCGGCGGTAACTGGCGGGATCCCGGGCGAGGTCGATCAACAGGGCGGGGCCGACCACTTCATCGGCAGGCCCCGGAACTGAGGTGGGTGCCATCGGCCACTCTTTCGCGTCCGCCGACAACGGGCGGAAATGCGCGTCGCCGTCCAATACCCTCTCACCCAAAAAGACCAGATCGAGGATAGTGTGAATGATCCCAGTCAGCTCCGCGCGCCGTGCAAGGTCAAACCGCAAGTGACTTTGGTGATCGAACGTGGTGCTCGACAGCACGTTGCCCTCGGCGATCCAAGCGTGCGCGAAGGTCGTCTCAAGGAATTTCCGCTCCTCCACAGTCCACTCGCCGTCGGCACTGAACGCGGCAACTATCCGTGCTGGAAGGACGACGGGCGCTGCTCGATGACGACGAAGGCGGTCGATGACCTTTCCTTCCCCGATGCGGGCGACATTTCCGCTGGGGTCCTCAACCCGGTATATCCCATGCAGTGACAACCATGGCGCGAGCCTCGGATCTTCGATTGCACAGGCCGGGGCAATCAATACCGCTGCTGCGCGATCCGCAGACACGAGTGTAATTCCATGTGCCGGAATGCGGTACGGCACGTGCAGGAATACACCTTCTGCATCGACGAGATGGGTCGCGGTCAGTCCCAGTTGATCGACAACCACAATGAGCTCCTGTCTCCGTTGATGATCCCGGCCGACGGGCGACATCGTTGGCGATGGAACATGGATAGTTGGCTTTGGCCGGGGCAAACACGGGAAGGTTTGTCCTCTTTCGCCTGGAATGCCGGGCGGCCGCAATAGTCGCTCCCCAGCGGAGTTCTCGAACCTTCCGACCTCCCGCCCACCTCTTGCGGTCGTGGCGCACAAGTGTGCATGCCGCGGTGAACAAACGAGTGCAGACAGAAAGTCATGCAGCACGCGGCAGTCCTTGCGCTCTTGCCGCAATCCTTGCGGCAAGACGGATTCACCCGGCTGGGCACACGATGGTCTTCATCCTAATCCAGCGGGGCGAACCGAAACGAGGCGGAGCGATCACATGGCGGAGCACGAAGACGACACGGCCGCAGCGCTTAACGTCCTGCTCGAAGACACGCCGGAATTCACCGATCCGCGCCTGGCGATCTGCCTGGCCTGCCTAAAGAGAACTATTCCGGCATCCGTCTTCAACAAGCTGCTCGCGGGCAGCTTCAACATCCTTCTCATCGAAGTGCCCGGGGCTGATTGGGTCAATTGGGTCGCCGCCGCCGCTCGAGAGGTTCTCCGAGGCTCCCCCCTTTTCATCCGAACGGCTTCTCGCGCCGGCAAGAAGCCCAGCGCAGAGTTCGAACGGCTCGTCGAGGTCGTCACGAAACAGGGTGGCGTTATAGCCATCGTCGAGAGTGGCGACCTGCCTGAAGAAGCCAGCAAGGTTGCCGATTACCGATATAAGCTCAGATTGCCAGACCGGTCTGCACTGCGAGAAGTTGCCAGGCGCACGCTGGTCGGCGACCACACAAGGATCAAGGCGGGGCTCGATCGATTTTGTGAGTTGAGCCTGCTTGGGGCCTGCTTCCCTCCCGGCGGTACAGTGAGCGCGACGGTGGCCCGGCTGCAGCGTTTAACAGGGTCATCTCAAAATACAGCAGCCGAGATGCCGCCACTGGCTTCACTCCAAGGCCTAGACGCGGCTAAGGAATGGGGGATCGACCTCAAAGCCGACCTTACGGCATATCGGTCAGGTGACATTCCCTTCTCTGCCATCGAAGCTGGTGCCGTCCTCGCCGGCCCACCGGGAACCGGAAAGACCATGGTAGCAGGTATCATTGCTAGGGAATGCGGTCTCCACTTCGTGCAGACCTCCATCGGTACCCTGTTTGCTACATCCGACGGTCACCTGGACGGCGTGATCAAAAAGTTTCGCAGCATCTTCGACGAGGCTAGGCAACTAGCTCCCTCCCTTCTGTTCATCGACGAATTAGATGCGCTGCCGTCCCGGGAGACACTCGACGCGAAGAACAAAGATTGGTGGACCCCGGTCATCACCGACTTCTTGGTCCAGTTGGACTCTTCGTTGAACGACCGGGACGGGGTTGTCGTTTTGGGCGCCACCAACCGGTATCAGGACCTCGATCCCGCCTTGGTCAGACCTGGCCGGTTATCCCGTATGCTGCAGATCGACCCGCCGTCGCCGCAAGCCTTGGCAGGCATCCTGCGGCACTTTCTCGGCGGCGATCTTGGGGATGATGATCTGCTGTCCCTGGCTATGCTGACGAAAGGGGCGACGGGAGCCGCCGCAGCAGAATGGGTGAGCAGCGCCAGAAGGACGGCCAGAAATGCCGGGCGCGCTCTCCGGCATGAAGACCTGTGGAATGCCGCAATCGGGCGCGACTACCGGACATCAACCGAGTTGTGGCGCATTGCGATCCACGAGGCCGGACATTGTATATCGGGGCACGTTTTGGGTCGAATTCCGACTTTTGTCACCATTCGCCAAGTTGGCAGCGCGGCTGGGCATACTCGCTTTGATGAAGTAACCGGCTTCACGCGGCGCGATTTCGAACGGGCAGCGATCGTCATGCTGGGGGGCCAGGCTGCCGAACGCGTGATCCTCGGCGGGGAGGTCACGATGGGCGCCGGTGGGAATCGTGGCTCCGATCTGCACGTGGCAACCGAAGTGGTCGCCCAGGGATATGCCAGTTTCGGGTGGGGAGACGCTTTGGTCTGGCGCACCGAACCGAAGAACGCCGTTTCGCTTCTGTCTAAAGACAGCCGCTTGTTGGAGGCAGTCGCAGCTGATCTGGGGCGCTATGCGAAAGTCGCCGAGAACCTCATCCAGCAGCACGCGGATACCTGCCGCGATCTAGCGACCATTCTCATGGCCAAATTGTCGCTATCCGCTGAGGAACTCGAGACCTTCCTCCGCACGATACCCCCGTCCGCAAGCTCTGACGGCTGACAAATATTCCGCCGGCGGACGAATTGCTCGGCCAACGACGAACTTGGACCTGCCTTTCAATTCTCCCGGACAGATCAGGAGTTTATGAAGTCCTTAAGCAATCTGGCGGTTTCCTGTTTACGTCGATTGCGGGCCTTCGCAGTCGCGAAGCGGAAAGGCTGCCGTTGGCGCGGCACCTTCCGATGGAAGAGAACTTTGGAGATCAAAAATGGAATTCATCCTCGTCTACACCCACACTCCTCCCCCGAGACCGCTGCGCTCGTCCGGATTGATGGGCATGTCCTTGCCATAGGGAGCATGAGGCGGAGCGGCCGCCTTGGCGTAACGGCTCTCGTCTCTACGGCAGGACCAGCCCAACACATCCGGCACCGCCACGCTCGTCTCGCGTGGCCCGCCGCGGCAAAGCGTACGACAATGCTGCGCCGCGAACACGTGTCTGTTGTCCGGGAGTATGCTTTCATGAATAGCGACTACGAACTGAGCTCCGACGTGATTTGGGGCGCCGAGGCCATTGGCCAGTTCTTGGGAATGACCCGCCGGCAGGTCTATCATGCCTGCTACCAGGAACATCTGCCCATATTCAGGGTCGGGAGTACTTTGGCGTGCCGAAGGTCCACGCTGTTGGCCTTCATTACTGAGCGGGAAGAAAAGAACGCCTCGTATAGGCGGGGCCTTATGAAGGTCTGAGGAGCCAAAATTGGTGCGGACGAGCGCTTTATCGCCCGTCCGCATCAATTTTCCTTGCCCCCACCTAATCCTTGACGGCGTCGCTCGTGACTGAAGTAATCCTTGGAGCCCACCCCCTGGGTGATCTCCACTCGGGGCGGGTTAGGCCGCTCCGCAACGCCAATTGCTGGGCGGCCGACCAACAATTGTGCGGCAGCCAATCAAGGATAAAGACGTTTGCTCGTTCACACTTCAGTTGGCTGCGTCCTGTACCAGTCCAAGATCTCAGATCCTGTCATGAGCGCAACACCTTCATGGCCCAAAATGTAGTCGTAGAGCATCTCCAGATACTTGAT is a genomic window containing:
- a CDS encoding ABC transporter ATP-binding protein yields the protein MIDVRNVSKSFGGLQAVRNCSLQVERGSITGLIGPNGAGKSTLFNIVAGNIVPDSGSVIFDGKDVTGLKPHQLFRTGMLRTFQIAHEFGQMTALENLMMVPGDQPGESLFNSWFRPGLVRSREQEVRQKALDVIDFLKLGHVRNELAGNLSGGQKKLLELGRTMMVDAEVVLLDEVAAGVNKTLLNDLAANIERMNRELDYTFFVIEHDMDLIGRLCDPVIVMAQGEKIAEGPMAQIRANPAIVEAYFGTPVEAV
- a CDS encoding zinc-binding dehydrogenase, coding for MRSIIYESFGVPEQVLQLGDRPKPEPGPGQVRLRMVLSPIHNHDLMTAAGSYGFKPELPATGGTEALGVVDALGEGVTNLEVGQRVTGGGQATWAEFYLGDAARLVPVPDSVDDETACQLVSMPLSAKMILFELGLQRGDWLVQNAANGAVGKLVARFGAEQGIGVISLVRRDEAVAELKALGIEHAVSTASEGWQEQAKALIGDGKALHGIDSLGGDGPAQLAEVMADGGTITNFGAMTGRPLRITPALLLFRQMTVKGFWAAKPKTPATEIARMIGELVADAANGKLTLPVDGVYPLEEIAAAVKASGEPGRKGKVVLRP
- a CDS encoding methylglyoxal synthase, with protein sequence MARIGLVAHDDKKDEMAAWANAHRAKLSQHELWGTGTTGGRVMRETGLPVTLLKSGPLGGDQQLGAMIAEGQLDVLIFFIDPLSAQPHDVDVKALTRLATLYDVPFAPNKSTADAVLAAL
- a CDS encoding AAA family ATPase, producing the protein MAEHEDDTAAALNVLLEDTPEFTDPRLAICLACLKRTIPASVFNKLLAGSFNILLIEVPGADWVNWVAAAAREVLRGSPLFIRTASRAGKKPSAEFERLVEVVTKQGGVIAIVESGDLPEEASKVADYRYKLRLPDRSALREVARRTLVGDHTRIKAGLDRFCELSLLGACFPPGGTVSATVARLQRLTGSSQNTAAEMPPLASLQGLDAAKEWGIDLKADLTAYRSGDIPFSAIEAGAVLAGPPGTGKTMVAGIIARECGLHFVQTSIGTLFATSDGHLDGVIKKFRSIFDEARQLAPSLLFIDELDALPSRETLDAKNKDWWTPVITDFLVQLDSSLNDRDGVVVLGATNRYQDLDPALVRPGRLSRMLQIDPPSPQALAGILRHFLGGDLGDDDLLSLAMLTKGATGAAAAEWVSSARRTARNAGRALRHEDLWNAAIGRDYRTSTELWRIAIHEAGHCISGHVLGRIPTFVTIRQVGSAAGHTRFDEVTGFTRRDFERAAIVMLGGQAAERVILGGEVTMGAGGNRGSDLHVATEVVAQGYASFGWGDALVWRTEPKNAVSLLSKDSRLLEAVAADLGRYAKVAENLIQQHADTCRDLATILMAKLSLSAEELETFLRTIPPSASSDG
- a CDS encoding siderophore-interacting protein → MSDTAPTSDPRAPIRVRHETRMRLLDVVGVTDITPRMRRISLRGDLTGFASLGHADHIKAFFFPEGVEPYTAPIGERGAEFLPGKRPEMRDYTPRYFDVAAGTLQLDFVLHGDGPASSWAAKVKLGDKLVIGGPRGSLVVPDTFDWYLLVGDETALPALGRRIEELPAGTRVIAVIEVADAAEEQRFTTQADLTLHYVHRNGQPAGTTSLLLDAVAALEFPAGEAYAYIAGETSMSKAVRAHLTDERGWNPEYIKAAGYWLLGTADAKEPH
- a CDS encoding NAD(P)H-dependent oxidoreductase → MTASITLTGIARDLQARAETGKPIRVGVIGSGEMGTDLVTQMSLMQGIEMAAIATRRPHTALAAMQIAYGDDSKGRTADSPAQATAAIEAGKIAITSAETLVTTPNIDVVIDATGKPGVAADYDLLAMEHGKHLVMMNVEADVTIGPYLKAQADRLGVVYSVGAGDEPSSCMELIEFVSALGLPIVAAGKGKNNPLRHDAIPDEYREEAERRNMNPRMLVEFVDGSKTMVEMCAIANATGLVPDVPGMHGPKADRDDMAKVLIPREDGGILNKMGVVDFTVGKGVAPGVFVIVKAEHPRIIERMDDLHIGHGPYYSFFRPYHLTSLEVPLTCARIMLHGKPDMVPLPQPVAEVCAVAKRDLAVGETFDAIGETCYRSFTMTITDSRAKGAVPVGLLEGGKVTAPVKKGELLTSANSQPDTSTRLFALRREQDRMLGLV